CAAGCTCGGGATTCTCGCCCGAGGAGACTACGATGTAGTCGGTGCGCGAGAAGGATTTACGAAGGTCGTCCAACCCTTCAGTCGCGCTGAAATCTCTGAGGAATAGGTCGAGCAGCACCAGGTCAACGTCGATGCAGCGCATCGCCTCAAACATCTGCGGCCCCGTGGAGACGCACTTTAGCAGAGTAAAAGCGCTGTCGTTGATGATGATATCGGAATAAAGTTTTTGAAGAAGTGGATCTGACTCTGCGATCAGGACTTTCAGGCTGCGCATTTTAACCTCTTCCTCCTCTCTAATCTCGTAGATTCGGTGCTCCGCAAAAAGATTAGGAAAAGGCCACCGCACAGGCCCGCGCCTGTGGTCTCTTTTCCCCTTTCCAAGAGGGAGGCACCTTCGTTTCCAAAGATACCCGTTGGTCGTGCTCCATAAGAATATTTTTCTTTGCAGGAGCTTTGACTCGGGGGTATTATTCATTTTTATTCATTTAAGATTATAACAAAGAGGTTGTTTTCGTCAAGGAGAGAGGCATATTTCTAAAAAACGGCGTCAGCAAACAGCGCTATTCCGCACTTGAACAAAGAGAAGCGGCAAAAGGCTAAATATCCTGTTGCAAAGTTTCTGCTCTTCAACTATTATTATATCGCACAATGCAATTTCATTCCATACATTGGAAATATGATATATTTTGGAGGCTGTCATGAAGGAAGATTCCGTACGTTCCGTAGAACGCGCCTTTTCGATCTTAAAGGCATTTACAAGAGATGATTATAAGCTGACACTCAGCGAACTCGCGGAGAGGATACAGCTTCCCGTGACGACGACGCTGCGCCTTGCCAGCACCTTGGAGAACCTCAATATGCTCCACCGCCACAGCGACCGCTGTTATTCGCTCGGCAACCAGCTCTATCTGCTCGGCAGCGTGGCGAAGGCCAATTTCCGCCCGCAGCAGATAATCTATCCCTATATGAAGCGGATGCGCGACGAGACGAAGGAGGCCGTTTCTCTTTACGGCGTCGTCGGCGAGGACCGCGCCTGCTTTGAGCATGTGGAAAGCCTGTTATCGATGCAGTGCGTGATGCGCGTAGGCGACCGCCTGCCGCTCTGGGTGGGCGCTGGCGGACGGGCGCTGCTCGCCTTTCTCGGCGAGGAGACCATCGAGCGTGAGATAAAGAATGCCCGCAAGATCACCGCGACGACTCTCTTCGAACCAGATAAGCTGCGGCTGGAGCTCTCAAATGTGCGTACCCTCGGTTATTCCCTGAGCTACGGGGACCGCGAAGAGGGAATCATCTCGGTCGCCGTCCCCATCTTCAACCGCCGCGGTGAACTTACCTTCTCGTTCTCGATCGCGGGACCGGCGCAGCGATTCACCGAGGAACAGGCGGTAAATCTCGTTCCGCAGATACAAAAGATGTGCAGAGAGGTCTCAACTCAGATATAATAGGGACGGGTACAGCAAAATACAAATCAGCTACCGCCGTTCCGCCTGCCCCGCAATAGGGAGCGGCGCACGGCGGCGCTCTAAGAAAGAGGGGCCGTCATCTATGACAAATCAAATCTGGAACCCGCAGGAATACAGGAAGAGCGCGGACTTCGTTCCCAAACTTGGGGAACCGGTGATAGAACTCCTTGAGCCAAAGGCGGGAGAGCGGATTTTAGATCTTGGCTGCGGCACGGGCATCCTGACGAAGAAGCTCACCGAAATGGGTTGCTCCGTAATCGGCACCGACTCGAGCCCCGAGATGGTGGCCGCCGCGCGTGAGCTCGGCGTTGAGGCCTTCCTGGCGGACGCGCAGATCTTGAAGATGGATGAAAAGTTCGACGCCGTCATGAGCAACGCCGCGATCCACTGGATGCCGGATCATTACGCCGTCGCGCGCCGCGTCTGGAACCTGCTGAAACCAGGCGGCCGCTTCGCCGCCGAGTGCGGCGGCGAGGGATGCGTTCGCATCATCCGCGAGGGGATGAAGATCGCCCTCATAAAGCGCGGCCTGGATTATAAGGCACGCAATCCATGGAAATATCCCGAACTCGGAGCCTTCTCGAAGATCCTGGAAAATCAGGGTTTTCAGGTAAAATTCATCGCCCGCATCGACCGCCCGACGCCGCTTCCCGCGGGACTTCGCGGCTGGCTGGAGGTATTCTCGGCAAGTCATACCGAGGGCTTCAGCGACGCGGAGCGGGAGGCCTTCTATAAGGAGGTCGAAGACTACTGCCGTCCGACGCTCTTCGATGAGAAGAAGGGCTGGACCGCCGACTACGTACGGCTGCGCTTCCTCGCGGTGAAACCGCAGGAATAGCCCCGAAACAGCGCGAATAATACAGTCTGAAAACCGACCGCCGCACTTTAGATATCTCTATTGCGCGGCGGCCTTTATCATAAAATGGCACTGGCCGGACTCGGCAGCATCAGTCCGCAGCGTACCTCCTTATTTTCATGCTTACTAAATTTTCATCTGATCAGTCATATAAATATCTATGAAATCAACAGCGCACTTCGGAAGCGCGGCGAGGTTCTTTGCGATCACTCCGAAGTTCGTCGTCGCGGGCGGCGTGCCTACACAGAAGATGTCGACCTTCTCCTTCAGCGAGAGATAATGGATATATCCGTCGGAGATCAGCGAGGGGCCCACACCCAGCTCCGTAAAGCGCAGCGCGTCCACTGTGCTCTGGGTCGTCATCTTGACCTTTGGGGAAAAGTTCTCATGCTCAAAAAAATCGTCGATGTAACTCCGGAAACGGCAGCTCTCATCCTGCAGCACAAAGGCCGCGCCGTCAAGGAGGTGTATATCGATCCACGGGAAGGGCAGCGGCTCTTTCATGGCCCCCTCCGCCGCCAGCCCCATCGCGGCCGGCGCGGCAAGAAGCGTATAGTTCTTGCCCAGCGTGCGATAGTCGACGCTTCCCGGGATGGAAGGTTCGGAGACAAAGCCGATATCGAGGCGGCCGTTCAATATACCGCTTTCGATATCCTTTGAGAGCTGCTGCGTTATGTTGAGCTCGATATCAGGATAACGTTCCCGAAAGCGTTCAATGTTCTGCGGGAGAAAATATTGCCGGTCGTTGCGGATCACACCGACACGGAGGCGGTTCTTCTGCATCGCGGCGATTCCCTCCATCTCGGCCCGCCACCGCTCCATCCTTTCGCTCACCTCCAGCGCGCAGGCATAACAGCGCTCGCCCGCGTATGTCGGGACCAGCCCTTTGTTCGTTCGCTCAAGAAGTTTCAGCCCCAGCCGCTTCTCAAGGGCGGCGACATATTTGCTCAGCGCGGGCTGGGATATGTGCAGCTCGGCGGCCGCCGCGGAAAAGCTCCTGTTGCGTATCACCGACAAAATATATTCAAACTCCCGTATCTCCACTATCTTACACCTCCTGTATAGCAGGAAACATAACTGTTTATCTATTATATATCCTATAACCTCAGGTTATGGGTTCCTTCCTTTTTGATATTTGCCGCTTGAAAACAACTGTGATAATTTAACTTCAATGCAGATAGTATTCGGGCCCGGATAGATTATCCTGTAAAAATATCTATGAGGAGGAAGTATCTATGCAAAAAAAATCTGCCGAAGAGCGTGGGTTTATGAAATTCATCGGCGGCGTGGAGCGGATAGGCAACCATCTGCCGCACCCATTTATGATGTTCGTATGGCTTATAGCCTTTGTAATCCTCATCTCCGTGATCTGCGAATGGCTCGGCGTATCCGCCTCATATACGAAGGTAACGGAGGGCGCGTCGCCCGAAACGATCACCATCAAAGCCAAGAGCCTGCTCAACAAAGAAAATATCCGTTTCTTCTTCCTTAATTTCCAGAACATATTCTTTGATTTCTCCCCGCTGCGCGCGGTGATCCCGCTGCTGATGGCCATCGGCGTCTGCGAACAGTCCGGCCTGATGGAGACATTCATCAAACGTACCATCCTCAAGGCCCCGCAGTGGGCGGTCGTAGCGATCCTCACCTTCGTCGCCATCAACGCCAACCTCGCCTCCGACGCGGGAATAATCGCCGCGGCGGCGGTCGGCGGAGCGGTCTATCAGGCGATGGGCAAGAACCCCTGGATCGGCGTATCCATCGCCTACGCCGCGGGCAACGCCGGCTTTGGAGCGAACTTCCTCATCGCGAGCCAGGACCTCGTCGTCAACGGCATCACCATGGCGGTCACGCAGGAGCTGGGTCTCAGCGCGCCGGCCCATCTGCTGATGAACTGGTACTTCCTCTCCGCCGCGGTCATCGTCCTTACAGCGGTGACGGTCCTCGTCACTAAATACTGCACAGTGCCGCACATCGCCGCCGACGGGCTGCCCATTGACATCCCCCGCAAAGAGTGCGGCGAGACGATAACCCCGCTGCAGGTCAAAGGACTCCGTCACGCGGGGCTGGCGCTCCTCTTCTGGCTGGCCGTCATTCTGCTCCTCACGCTGCCGGCCGACGCCATACTGCGCGCCGACAACGGCGCCCTGCTGCCCCGCTCTCCCTTCCTCAGCGGCATAATATTCACCCTCTTCATGGCCTTCCTTCTTCCCGGCGTGGCCTACGGGAGAACCGTCGGTACGATCACAAACTCAAAGGACGTCCCCGTCATGATGGGTACGGCGCTCAAGCAGAACATCATGCTCATCGTCATCGCCCTCACCGCCTCCATCTTCATCAAGCTCTTCAACCTCTCGAATCTTCCGACGATCGTCGGCTTCAAGGGCGCGGAACTCATCAACCAGGCCAACCTCACCGGCTATCCGACACTCGTCATCATCGTCTGCCTGACCGCCTTCTTCAACCTCTTCATCGGTTCGGCAAACGCCAAGTGGCTCATGCTCGCGCCGATATACATCCCAATGTTCACGGCGGTCGGCTTCTCGCCGGCGATGGTGACGGCGGCATACCGCTGCGGCGACTCCTGCACAAACCCGATAGCGCCGCTGTCGACAATGCTCGTGGTAGCAATCGCTCTCTTTGAGCGTTTCAACGTCGATCCCGGCAAAAAGGAGGTAGGCATAGGCACGGTGATCGCCTATTCGCTGCCCTACACGATATTCTTTTTCTTTGCCTTCCTCGCGATGCTCGCCTGCTTCTACTTCTTCAATATACCGCTCGGCCCCGGAGCCGGAGTGTTCATGTAAAGTAAAAGAGAGGGAGATATAATGGACAGATTCACACTGGTAAAGATAAAATCCGCCGATCCATTCGAGAGGGGGCTGCAGTACGGCGCTCAGGCGGCGGCGCAGATCCTCGGAGGCATTGAGAACTACAAAAAGCATTTCCTCGCGAGAAACCTCTCCTGGGAAGAGATCGGCAGACGTTCCGCGCAGTACCTGCCGCTGCTTGAAAAAGAGTGCCCCGCGGAGCTCACGGAGGCGCGCGGCGTAGCGCAGGGCGCTGGCGTGGAGCTAGGCGACGTGATGGCCCTCAACTGCCGCTATGAGCTGCTCAAGGACAAGCCGAAGGAGTGCACCAGCGCCTCGGTGCTCACGGAGGCGACCGGCGGAGATAAGGTCTTCCTGGCGCAGAACTGGGACTACCGCCCCTGGGTGATGGACAACGCGGTGATAATTTCCATCGACAACTGCGAGGGGACAAAAATATTGGGCATCGCGGAGGCGGGACAGCTGGTAAGAAACGGCTTCAACAGCCACGGCGTCGGAATCTGCGCCAACAACCTCACCTCGACGCTCGACGGCGGCGATCCGGGCATCCCCGTGACCTTCCTGCGCCGCCGGGTGCTCAACTCGAAAAACTTCAAAGAGGCGGAGAGGCTGATATACGAGGGCAAGAGAAGCGTCTCCTGCAACTACATGCTCGCCTCGGGCGAGGACATTGCGACGGATCTTGAGACGACCCCCAAAAAGGTCTTCCGTGTGGAACCGGAAAAGGGTATCGTCACACACGCCAACCACTTTGTCGCCGGCGCGGAATACTGCACGGCCCATGACAATAAATTCAGAGACAAAATGCTCAGAAGGCTTCTTCTGGAGAACCACGGACACATTACAAAGGAAGATATCTTTCAGGCCCTCTCCAACCACGAGACCTTCCCCGGAGCCGCCGACACCTACCCGCAGGCGGACTGCATCGAGGCGCTCTGCACCCATCTGCCAAAGGGCGAGCTGGACCCCAACGGCGTATGGCAGACGATCGCCTCGGTAGTCTACGACCTACGCGCCGGCAGCGCCTACATCTGCAAAGGCACACCCTGCTGCGGGGAATATGTTAGGTATGACCTTTAGATAAAAGGCCAGGCTAAAAAACTTTTACCTACTTCGTGTATCCATCCCATATACAAAAGGATAGAGAGCTGTTTTCACCGCTCTCTATCCTTTTTGTAATCTTTATAAGTGAATGGGCAGAAAAAATCCCGCGGATAACCGCGGGATTCTCACTCTATTCTGATTTGTTAGAAGGGTATTCTTAGAAACCTTCCTGCGCGTTTCTCGCGATTATCTCTTCCTGCTGGTAGTTGTCGAGGTCCACGAAGTAGTCGCTGTAGCCGGCGACGCGGACCAGGAGACCGCGGTATTTGTCGGGATTCGTCTGCGCGTCGCGCAGCGTATCTTCGTCGACGACGTTGAACTGGATGTGGTGCCCGCCGAGCTTGAAGTATGAGCGGATAAGGTTCTTGACGCCCTCGATCCCCTCTTCTCCCGCGAGCACGGAGGGCAGGAAGCGCTGGTTGAGGAGCGTTCCGCCTGATTTGACCTGGTCCATCTTCGCGAGGGACTTGGCAACCGCCGTCGGCCCGTTTCTATCGGCGCCGTGGCTCGGCGAGGTGCCGTCGGACTCGGGCATGCCGCTGAAGCGTCCGTTGGGGGTCGCCGCGAGCTTCTGACCAAAGTAGTTGTGGCAGGTCGTGGAGAGCATATTAAGGTGGTAGGTCGGCCCAAGGATGCTGTGCTTGCCGTCGATGTTGTTGAAGAGGCTGTTGTAAACCATCTTCATCAGGTCATCGGCATAGTCGTCGTCGTTGCCGAAGAAGGGCGTCTTGTTCCAGAGGGTGAGGCGCATCTCCTCATGGCCCTCCCAGTTGGCCTTCATCGCCTCGACCACCTGCTGCAGCGTGTAGGTGCCGTCGTCATAGACGTGCTTTTTGATCGCGGAGAGGCTGTCGGTGATGGTGCCGATGCCGCAGCACTGGATGTAGTCGCTGTTGTAGCGCGGACCGCCGTTGTAGTAGTCTTTGCCCTTCTGGATGCAGTCGCGGATGACGCATGAGAGGTAGGTGGCCGCCATGTTCGTCGCGTACTGGTAGCGGAGGTAGTTGTCGACGCCGATCTTGGTCTCTATCGCGTAGGCCATCTGCTTTTCAAAGGCCGCGTAGAGGTCGTCGAATGTCTTGAACTCCGAAAGCTCGCCGGTCTTGATGCTCACCTGTTTGCCGGTGAGAAGGTCGACTCCGTTGGAGAGGGCGTATTCAAGGAGCTTCGGCACGTTGAGATAGCCGTGAAGCAGGTAGGCTTCCTTACCCGCGCAGCCGGTCTCGATGCAGCCGCTGGTGCCGCCTTCGCGAGCGTCTTCAAGGGTCTTGCCTACGCGCATCTGCTCCTGAATGACCATGTCGGCGTTGAACATCGAGGGATAGCCCATGCCGTTGCGGAATACTCTGGCCGCGGCGCGGAGCACGTTGTCCGGCGTGCGCTCGCTGACCTGAATGTTGCCCTGCGGCTGGAGGAGGCGCAGCTCGTCAAAAATCTCCAGGCAGATGTAGGTGACTTCACTTGAGCCGTCGGTGCCGTCTCTCCTGAGTCCCGCGAGGTTGATGTTTGTAAAATCGTTGTATGTGCCGCTCTCCTTCGCCGTGACGCCGACCTTCGGAGGCGCGGGGGTGTTGTTGACTTTGATCCAGAGGCAGGAGAGAAGCTCCTTCGCCTCGTCGCGCGTGAGAGAGCCGTCTGCGATACCCTTCGCGTAGAAGGGGGCGAGGTGCTGGTCAAGATGACCGGGGCTCATGGCGTCCCAGCCGTTCAGCTCGGTTATCGTTCCGAGGTGGACGAACCAGTACATCTGCACCGCCTCCCAGAAGTTGCCGGGGGCGTGCGCGGGAACGTGACGGCAGACTTCGGCTATCTTGAGAAGCTCGGCCCTGCGTCTCTCATCCTTCTCCTCCGCCGCCATCTTTTCGGCAAGCTCCGCGTGGCGCTCGGCGAAGATGATCACCGCGTCGCAGGAGATCGCCATACCCTGGAGCTGTTCGTCTTTCGCGGTGGCTTCGGGGTCGTTGATGAAGTCCAGCTTCGCGCGTGAGGCTTCGATATCTTTTTTGAGATCGAGGGCACCCTTCTGATAGATAAGGTTGTCAAGGGCGGTATGTCCGAGAGCGCGCTGTTCGCCGAATTCGGTGAAGGTACCGGCCTCATAGAGCAGCGTCCAGTCTTCGGGCATACGCTCGAAGAGGCGGTCTCTCATGCAGCGGCCGCGCCAGTAGGGCTCGACGACCTTCTCATAGGTATCCATATCCTCGGGAGACACGGTGTAGTTCTGCTGGGCGCGCGTCGTGAGGATCTCAAAGTCCTGCCTCGAGTGGCAGGTCAGTTCGGGGAAGGTCGAAACGGCCTTCGGTTTGGGGCCGCGCTCT
The window above is part of the Cloacibacillus sp. genome. Proteins encoded here:
- the hypD gene encoding trans-4-hydroxy-L-proline dehydratase is translated as MNERIQRLRDESFDTHPSIDIERALLETEFYRENEGKLPMPVLRAANFKHICENKTIYIGPEELIVGERGPKPKAVSTFPELTCHSRQDFEILTTRAQQNYTVSPEDMDTYEKVVEPYWRGRCMRDRLFERMPEDWTLLYEAGTFTEFGEQRALGHTALDNLIYQKGALDLKKDIEASRAKLDFINDPEATAKDEQLQGMAISCDAVIIFAERHAELAEKMAAEEKDERRRAELLKIAEVCRHVPAHAPGNFWEAVQMYWFVHLGTITELNGWDAMSPGHLDQHLAPFYAKGIADGSLTRDEAKELLSCLWIKVNNTPAPPKVGVTAKESGTYNDFTNINLAGLRRDGTDGSSEVTYICLEIFDELRLLQPQGNIQVSERTPDNVLRAAARVFRNGMGYPSMFNADMVIQEQMRVGKTLEDAREGGTSGCIETGCAGKEAYLLHGYLNVPKLLEYALSNGVDLLTGKQVSIKTGELSEFKTFDDLYAAFEKQMAYAIETKIGVDNYLRYQYATNMAATYLSCVIRDCIQKGKDYYNGGPRYNSDYIQCCGIGTITDSLSAIKKHVYDDGTYTLQQVVEAMKANWEGHEEMRLTLWNKTPFFGNDDDYADDLMKMVYNSLFNNIDGKHSILGPTYHLNMLSTTCHNYFGQKLAATPNGRFSGMPESDGTSPSHGADRNGPTAVAKSLAKMDQVKSGGTLLNQRFLPSVLAGEEGIEGVKNLIRSYFKLGGHHIQFNVVDEDTLRDAQTNPDKYRGLLVRVAGYSDYFVDLDNYQQEEIIARNAQEGF
- a CDS encoding IclR family transcriptional regulator; the protein is MKEDSVRSVERAFSILKAFTRDDYKLTLSELAERIQLPVTTTLRLASTLENLNMLHRHSDRCYSLGNQLYLLGSVAKANFRPQQIIYPYMKRMRDETKEAVSLYGVVGEDRACFEHVESLLSMQCVMRVGDRLPLWVGAGGRALLAFLGEETIEREIKNARKITATTLFEPDKLRLELSNVRTLGYSLSYGDREEGIISVAVPIFNRRGELTFSFSIAGPAQRFTEEQAVNLVPQIQKMCREVSTQI
- a CDS encoding LysR family transcriptional regulator encodes the protein MEIREFEYILSVIRNRSFSAAAAELHISQPALSKYVAALEKRLGLKLLERTNKGLVPTYAGERCYACALEVSERMERWRAEMEGIAAMQKNRLRVGVIRNDRQYFLPQNIERFRERYPDIELNITQQLSKDIESGILNGRLDIGFVSEPSIPGSVDYRTLGKNYTLLAAPAAMGLAAEGAMKEPLPFPWIDIHLLDGAAFVLQDESCRFRSYIDDFFEHENFSPKVKMTTQSTVDALRFTELGVGPSLISDGYIHYLSLKEKVDIFCVGTPPATTNFGVIAKNLAALPKCAVDFIDIYMTDQMKI
- a CDS encoding methyltransferase domain-containing protein yields the protein MTNQIWNPQEYRKSADFVPKLGEPVIELLEPKAGERILDLGCGTGILTKKLTEMGCSVIGTDSSPEMVAAARELGVEAFLADAQILKMDEKFDAVMSNAAIHWMPDHYAVARRVWNLLKPGGRFAAECGGEGCVRIIREGMKIALIKRGLDYKARNPWKYPELGAFSKILENQGFQVKFIARIDRPTPLPAGLRGWLEVFSASHTEGFSDAEREAFYKEVEDYCRPTLFDEKKGWTADYVRLRFLAVKPQE
- a CDS encoding C45 family peptidase, which codes for MDRFTLVKIKSADPFERGLQYGAQAAAQILGGIENYKKHFLARNLSWEEIGRRSAQYLPLLEKECPAELTEARGVAQGAGVELGDVMALNCRYELLKDKPKECTSASVLTEATGGDKVFLAQNWDYRPWVMDNAVIISIDNCEGTKILGIAEAGQLVRNGFNSHGVGICANNLTSTLDGGDPGIPVTFLRRRVLNSKNFKEAERLIYEGKRSVSCNYMLASGEDIATDLETTPKKVFRVEPEKGIVTHANHFVAGAEYCTAHDNKFRDKMLRRLLLENHGHITKEDIFQALSNHETFPGAADTYPQADCIEALCTHLPKGELDPNGVWQTIASVVYDLRAGSAYICKGTPCCGEYVRYDL
- a CDS encoding AbgT family transporter, translated to MQKKSAEERGFMKFIGGVERIGNHLPHPFMMFVWLIAFVILISVICEWLGVSASYTKVTEGASPETITIKAKSLLNKENIRFFFLNFQNIFFDFSPLRAVIPLLMAIGVCEQSGLMETFIKRTILKAPQWAVVAILTFVAINANLASDAGIIAAAAVGGAVYQAMGKNPWIGVSIAYAAGNAGFGANFLIASQDLVVNGITMAVTQELGLSAPAHLLMNWYFLSAAVIVLTAVTVLVTKYCTVPHIAADGLPIDIPRKECGETITPLQVKGLRHAGLALLFWLAVILLLTLPADAILRADNGALLPRSPFLSGIIFTLFMAFLLPGVAYGRTVGTITNSKDVPVMMGTALKQNIMLIVIALTASIFIKLFNLSNLPTIVGFKGAELINQANLTGYPTLVIIVCLTAFFNLFIGSANAKWLMLAPIYIPMFTAVGFSPAMVTAAYRCGDSCTNPIAPLSTMLVVAIALFERFNVDPGKKEVGIGTVIAYSLPYTIFFFFAFLAMLACFYFFNIPLGPGAGVFM